A genomic stretch from Chitinophaga lutea includes:
- a CDS encoding 4-alpha-glucanotransferase, producing MTLRFYVQYASAWGEQLYLSYTCGDAVSILPMAYLDANTWWVELEMEAPAVLHYHYLLNGLAGKNEKRISITNNDDLTVRDEWVHPGAVENVWLTAPFRMAQPGAEDAQADNISQRSTGNCHFKVRSPLSQGPLWLMGNIPALGNWNETKAVQLQCGNDGYFGVSLQIPAGSHIEYKYFRAGRYEAGENRRVITGTHTIVQDGFTRFYDQPPKGAGVAVPLFSLRSERSCGVGEFADIRLLADWAAQTGLRMIQLLPVNDTTVNYSWTDSYPYAVISAFALHPVYAHLPAVEEAIAKSKGAFGSAAHTAANTPVDILLNAGYAATQSRLNAAALLDYEAVIQYKMQCLRLLHREHVPDAAFHAWAAANEYWLQPYASFCCKRDNEENASFYYFVQYQLHCQLSEAVAYARSKGVAIKGDLPIGVSLQSADVAAFPGLFHTGLQAGAPPDEFAERGQNWGFPTYNWPAMEAEGYAWWRQRLRHMAQYFSAYRIDHILGFFRIWQIPRHAKDGILGYFEPALPLTKDELQQWGIPFSRERYCEPYITDAVLYRLFGAQAVTVKAVCLEPSGGGHYRLLEGFRTQTGVLDAELEPSVTEGLLCLITNVLLIESSPGSYHPRFHLHRTSSFEALDTDVQQRLQKLAEHFFYFRHNELWELEALRKLPVLQQATDMLVCGEDLGMVPHSVPGVMRQLGILSLEVEHMPKHPGRRPADAPYLSVITPSTHDMPTLREWRPADGRQVLAAQLQSQAMWCIPLLQDWLSLDASLPQLPPEQERINNPAVMPWYWRYRMPLTLEALCGADRLNTLIGKLIKESGR from the coding sequence ATGACGCTTCGCTTCTACGTTCAGTATGCATCGGCCTGGGGAGAGCAACTGTATCTTTCGTACACCTGCGGGGATGCCGTGAGCATATTACCCATGGCTTACCTCGATGCCAATACCTGGTGGGTGGAGCTGGAGATGGAAGCGCCCGCTGTGCTGCACTATCATTACCTGCTGAACGGGCTGGCGGGAAAAAATGAGAAGCGTATTTCCATTACGAATAATGATGACCTGACCGTGCGGGACGAGTGGGTGCATCCCGGTGCAGTGGAGAATGTATGGCTGACCGCGCCGTTCCGGATGGCACAGCCGGGTGCAGAGGATGCACAGGCAGATAATATATCGCAAAGGTCTACGGGTAACTGCCACTTCAAAGTACGTTCCCCTTTATCCCAAGGGCCGCTATGGCTCATGGGTAACATCCCCGCATTAGGCAATTGGAACGAAACGAAAGCTGTGCAGCTGCAATGCGGTAACGACGGTTATTTCGGCGTATCCCTGCAAATACCCGCGGGCAGCCACATCGAATACAAATACTTCCGCGCCGGCCGGTACGAAGCCGGCGAGAACCGCAGGGTGATCACGGGTACGCATACGATCGTACAGGACGGGTTCACCCGTTTTTATGATCAGCCGCCGAAAGGAGCCGGCGTGGCCGTGCCGTTGTTCTCACTCCGTTCCGAACGAAGCTGCGGGGTAGGGGAGTTTGCCGACATCCGGCTGCTGGCAGACTGGGCGGCGCAGACCGGTCTGCGCATGATCCAGTTATTGCCGGTGAACGACACCACGGTGAATTACTCCTGGACGGATTCTTATCCTTATGCGGTGATCTCTGCTTTTGCGTTGCACCCTGTGTACGCGCACCTGCCGGCTGTGGAGGAAGCAATAGCGAAATCAAAAGGCGCCTTTGGCAGCGCAGCACATACGGCCGCTAATACACCGGTGGACATATTACTTAACGCCGGCTATGCCGCCACGCAATCCCGGCTCAACGCCGCAGCCCTGCTCGATTATGAAGCGGTCATCCAGTATAAAATGCAATGCCTGCGATTGCTGCACCGGGAACACGTGCCGGATGCGGCATTTCACGCATGGGCGGCGGCGAACGAATACTGGCTGCAACCTTACGCCTCATTCTGTTGCAAACGCGATAATGAAGAGAACGCTTCGTTTTATTATTTCGTGCAGTATCAGCTGCATTGTCAGTTGAGTGAGGCGGTAGCCTATGCCCGCAGCAAAGGGGTGGCGATAAAGGGCGACCTGCCTATCGGTGTAAGCCTGCAAAGCGCGGATGTGGCGGCCTTCCCGGGGCTGTTCCATACCGGGTTGCAGGCAGGTGCGCCGCCGGATGAATTTGCAGAAAGAGGACAGAACTGGGGCTTCCCGACCTACAACTGGCCCGCCATGGAAGCGGAAGGATATGCCTGGTGGAGGCAGCGGTTGCGGCATATGGCGCAATATTTTTCCGCTTACCGCATCGATCACATTCTCGGGTTTTTCCGAATCTGGCAAATCCCCCGGCACGCGAAAGACGGCATACTGGGATATTTCGAACCGGCGCTCCCCCTCACCAAAGATGAATTACAGCAGTGGGGCATCCCGTTTAGCCGGGAACGTTACTGCGAACCTTATATCACCGATGCGGTACTGTACCGGTTGTTCGGCGCACAGGCCGTAACGGTGAAGGCCGTTTGCCTGGAGCCCTCCGGCGGCGGGCACTACAGGCTGCTGGAAGGTTTCCGCACGCAGACCGGCGTACTGGATGCGGAGCTGGAACCATCCGTGACGGAAGGGCTGCTCTGCCTGATCACCAATGTGCTGCTGATAGAATCTTCTCCCGGCAGCTATCATCCCCGTTTCCACCTTCACCGCACCAGCTCTTTCGAGGCACTGGATACGGACGTGCAGCAGCGCCTGCAAAAACTGGCCGAACACTTTTTTTATTTCCGGCATAATGAACTGTGGGAACTGGAAGCGCTGCGTAAACTACCGGTGCTGCAACAGGCCACGGACATGCTGGTATGCGGGGAAGACCTCGGCATGGTGCCGCACAGCGTACCTGGTGTGATGCGGCAACTGGGCATCCTGTCGCTGGAAGTAGAGCACATGCCCAAACATCCCGGCCGCCGCCCTGCGGATGCGCCTTATCTCTCCGTGATCACACCTTCCACCCACGATATGCCAACCCTCCGCGAATGGCGCCCTGCCGATGGACGGCAGGTGCTTGCAGCACAACTGCAATCGCAGGCGATGTGGTGCATTCCGCTGCTACAGGACTGGTTGAGCCTTGATGCTTCACTCCCGCAACTGCCGCCGGAACAGGAAAGGATCAACAACCCCGCCGTGATGCCCTGGTACTGGCGCTACCGCATGCCGCTCACGCTCGAAGCGTTATGCGGCGCTGACCGGTTGAACACGCTCATCGGAAAACTGATAAAGGAAAGCGGACGGTAA
- a CDS encoding dipeptide epimerase translates to MELTLYPFELRFRHTFTISRKSKDVQPLLVAELKQDGFSGLGETADNAYYNITVPDLMKAINAHRAFIEGYRLDTPEAFWEAMYPRLADNMFALCALDLAAHDLYAKKLGKKLYEVWGLDPSHNPLTDYTIGIDTVENMVKKLREFPWPIYKIKLGTKEDIAIITELRKHTTATFRVDANCAWGVDETLRNAAAFKNLGVEFIEQPMPAADWDGMKKVFSESTLPLIADESCIVEADVQKCHGYFHGINIKLTKCGGITPARRMILEAKSLGMKVMTGSMNESTVGTSAVAHLLPYLDYVDMDGPLLLAEDTADGVQIRDGVIYYAKGNGTGAELHRAF, encoded by the coding sequence ATGGAGCTGACTTTATATCCCTTCGAACTGAGATTCCGGCATACTTTCACCATTTCCCGGAAAAGCAAGGACGTGCAGCCGCTGCTGGTGGCAGAACTGAAGCAGGACGGGTTCAGCGGGCTGGGAGAGACGGCCGATAATGCCTATTACAACATCACCGTGCCGGACCTGATGAAGGCCATCAATGCACACCGCGCGTTCATCGAAGGTTACCGCCTCGACACGCCGGAGGCTTTCTGGGAAGCGATGTATCCGCGCCTGGCAGACAATATGTTCGCGCTCTGCGCGCTCGACCTGGCGGCGCATGACCTTTATGCTAAAAAACTCGGCAAAAAACTCTACGAAGTATGGGGCCTCGACCCGTCGCATAACCCGCTCACGGACTATACCATCGGTATAGATACGGTGGAGAACATGGTCAAAAAATTACGGGAGTTTCCCTGGCCGATTTATAAAATCAAACTGGGTACCAAAGAAGATATCGCCATCATCACCGAGCTGCGCAAGCACACCACCGCTACTTTCAGGGTGGATGCGAATTGTGCCTGGGGCGTGGATGAAACGCTGCGCAACGCGGCGGCTTTCAAAAACCTCGGTGTGGAATTCATCGAACAGCCTATGCCCGCGGCAGATTGGGACGGCATGAAAAAAGTCTTCAGCGAATCCACATTGCCGCTCATCGCAGACGAAAGCTGCATCGTGGAGGCGGACGTACAGAAATGCCACGGCTATTTCCACGGCATCAACATCAAACTCACCAAATGCGGCGGCATCACGCCTGCCCGCAGAATGATACTGGAAGCCAAATCGCTGGGCATGAAAGTGATGACGGGCAGCATGAACGAAAGCACCGTAGGCACTTCTGCCGTGGCACACCTGTTGCCTTACCTCGATTATGTGGATATGGACGGCCCGCTGCTGCTCGCGGAAGACACGGCAGACGGGGTGCAGATTCGCGACGGCGTGATTTATTACGCCAAAGGCAACGGCACGGGCGCAGAGCTGCACAGGGCTTTCTAA
- a CDS encoding amidohydrolase, with protein sequence MQKILTILLTCVTFSVQAQDFQAQIKQQASAILPEVIKWRRHLHQHPELSNREVKTAEYIAAHLKSLGLEVQTGVAKTGVVALLKGGKPGPVVALRADMDALPVPEKVDIPFKSTVTAEYLGQTVPVMHACGHDSHVAILMGTASVLAGMKKDIPGTVKFIFQPAEEGPPGDEEGGAPLMVKEGVMDHPKVDAVFGLHISSSIEIGKIQYKPGAAMASSDWFSIAIKGKQAHGSAPWNSIDPIVTGTQIINALQTIVSRQSNIVEAPVVITVGKFHSGVRNNIIPEEALLEGTIRTLDSKMQKDVHERIRRTATQVGNAAGAEVKVNIDTKTLVTFNDSALVERMVPSLQKAAGTSQVSTMPWVTGAEDFSFYGTKAPAFFFYLGGMPKGADPRKAPGHHTPDFYIDDSMLDVGVKAFCQLVFDYGTNPQRKK encoded by the coding sequence ATGCAAAAAATACTCACCATCCTCCTCACCTGTGTCACATTCTCCGTGCAGGCGCAGGATTTCCAGGCACAGATCAAACAACAGGCAAGCGCCATTCTTCCCGAAGTGATCAAATGGAGAAGACATCTCCACCAGCATCCCGAGCTCAGCAACCGGGAAGTTAAAACCGCGGAATACATTGCCGCCCATCTGAAATCGCTCGGGCTGGAAGTGCAGACGGGTGTGGCCAAAACCGGCGTGGTGGCGCTGCTGAAAGGCGGCAAGCCGGGGCCGGTAGTGGCCCTCCGCGCCGATATGGACGCCCTGCCCGTCCCCGAGAAAGTCGACATTCCTTTTAAATCCACCGTCACCGCCGAATACCTGGGCCAGACGGTGCCCGTGATGCATGCCTGCGGCCACGACAGTCACGTCGCCATCCTGATGGGCACTGCCAGTGTACTGGCGGGCATGAAAAAAGATATTCCCGGTACGGTGAAGTTTATCTTCCAGCCGGCGGAAGAAGGCCCTCCGGGCGATGAAGAAGGCGGCGCGCCGTTGATGGTAAAAGAAGGCGTGATGGACCACCCCAAAGTGGATGCCGTATTCGGGCTGCATATCAGCTCTTCCATCGAGATCGGCAAGATCCAGTATAAACCGGGCGCGGCCATGGCTTCGTCCGACTGGTTCAGCATCGCCATCAAAGGCAAACAGGCGCACGGGTCCGCGCCCTGGAACAGCATCGACCCCATCGTTACGGGCACGCAGATCATCAACGCGCTGCAAACCATCGTGAGCCGGCAGTCCAACATCGTGGAAGCGCCGGTGGTGATTACGGTGGGGAAATTCCACAGCGGCGTACGGAACAATATCATTCCGGAAGAAGCCCTGCTGGAAGGCACCATCCGTACGCTCGACAGCAAGATGCAGAAGGATGTGCACGAGCGCATCCGCCGCACCGCCACCCAGGTAGGCAACGCGGCCGGCGCGGAAGTCAAAGTGAACATCGATACCAAAACACTGGTTACTTTTAACGATTCCGCCCTGGTGGAGCGGATGGTCCCTTCGCTGCAAAAAGCCGCCGGCACCAGCCAGGTTTCCACCATGCCCTGGGTGACGGGCGCGGAAGACTTTTCCTTTTACGGCACCAAAGCCCCGGCGTTTTTCTTTTACCTGGGCGGCATGCCCAAAGGCGCCGATCCCCGCAAAGCACCAGGCCATCATACCCCTGATTTTTATATCGACGACAGCATGCTGGACGTTGGCGTGAAAGCCTTCTGCCAGCTGGTGTTTGACTATGGAACAAACCCCCAGCGCAAAAAATGA
- a CDS encoding type II toxin-antitoxin system HigB family toxin: protein MVIIAKTAIREFIIKHPDAENALEKWYDDTKAADWKNFAALRQTCNAADSVGKDRYVFNIRGNHYRLSALIIFKIRTVFILFIGTHADYDRIDAAAVTFKP, encoded by the coding sequence ATGGTCATAATCGCAAAAACGGCCATCAGGGAGTTTATCATTAAACACCCTGATGCGGAGAATGCATTGGAGAAATGGTATGATGATACAAAAGCCGCGGACTGGAAAAACTTCGCAGCGCTGAGGCAAACATGTAATGCAGCAGATAGTGTGGGAAAAGACAGGTACGTGTTTAACATCAGGGGGAATCATTATCGTTTGAGCGCATTGATCATTTTTAAAATCAGGACGGTGTTTATCTTATTCATCGGCACCCACGCCGACTATGACAGGATCGATGCCGCCGCAGTAACATTTAAACCGTAA
- a CDS encoding cellulase family glycosylhydrolase, whose protein sequence is MKKLVSFPVLWLLLCLLTCGTGAFAQTPVAKNGQLQVIGLKLCNQYGNPIQLRGMSTHGIQWYGWGDCLTEASLDALAYDWGADVLRISLYVQEGGYETDPAGFTAQVNRLIEEATERGMYALVDWHQLTPGDPNYNLARAKTFFTAIANQHKNKNNIIYDVCNEPNGVTWARIKTYADQIIPVIRAIDSDAVVLVGTHAWASMGISDGRSAQDIVSNPLSFSNIMYTFHFYAKSHGTEYLNELSWAADRLPVFVTEFGSQEASGDGANDFTRTQQYIDLMRQKKISWCNWNYSDDSRSGAVWLAGTCGSGPWTTARLKPAGAWIRERMLVPADDFPGGGNQLPTVSITSPAAGATFTAPATVNITATAADTDGTISKVEFFEGANKIGEDLVTPYEFSWTGVAAGSYSLTAKATDNAGGTKTSTAVNITVTGTPGCTPVSASGDDGNVAANVLDNNLATRWSASGDGQWIQFCLGATAQNVNGVKIAFYKGNERRSIFDIQLSQDGTSWTNAATGLQSSGTSLNLETFSFTAASARYVRILGHGNTVNAWNSYTEVQVQIAPPPSCQPVTASGDDGNVPANVLDNDLNTRWSASGDGQWIQFCLGTTAVTVNNVQIAFFKGNERRSNFDIQLSQDGTSWTNAATGLQSSGTSLNLETFAITPASAKYVRILGHGNTVNAWNSYTEVEINTSSGAGFMAMAKTEDAGGEDALGLTAAPNPFSSQTNVSFTVQKAGQTRLAVFDMNGKMIAVLVNSHLTAGKHTVPFRCGEIPAGNYILKLEQQGKASSKKIQKY, encoded by the coding sequence ATGAAAAAACTTGTATCCTTTCCAGTATTGTGGCTCCTGTTGTGTTTGTTGACCTGCGGCACGGGAGCATTCGCACAAACGCCGGTTGCCAAAAACGGGCAGTTGCAGGTGATTGGCCTGAAGTTGTGCAACCAGTACGGCAACCCTATTCAGTTACGCGGGATGAGCACGCATGGCATCCAATGGTATGGGTGGGGCGACTGCCTTACCGAAGCCTCGCTCGACGCGCTGGCTTACGACTGGGGCGCAGACGTGCTTCGTATTTCGTTGTATGTACAGGAGGGCGGCTATGAAACAGATCCCGCCGGCTTCACCGCGCAGGTGAACCGGCTCATCGAAGAGGCCACTGAGCGCGGGATGTATGCGCTGGTAGACTGGCATCAGCTGACGCCGGGCGATCCCAACTACAACCTCGCCAGGGCAAAGACTTTCTTCACGGCCATCGCGAACCAGCACAAAAACAAGAACAACATCATCTACGACGTATGTAACGAGCCCAACGGCGTTACCTGGGCGCGCATCAAAACGTATGCAGACCAGATCATCCCCGTTATCCGCGCTATCGACAGCGATGCGGTGGTGCTGGTAGGCACGCACGCCTGGGCCTCCATGGGCATTTCCGATGGGCGCAGCGCACAGGATATCGTGAGCAACCCGCTCAGTTTCTCCAACATTATGTACACCTTTCACTTTTACGCCAAATCGCACGGCACTGAATATCTCAATGAGCTGAGCTGGGCGGCCGACCGGTTGCCGGTATTCGTAACCGAGTTCGGATCACAGGAAGCTTCCGGCGACGGCGCGAACGATTTCACCAGAACGCAGCAATATATCGACCTGATGCGGCAGAAAAAAATCAGCTGGTGTAACTGGAACTATTCAGACGACAGCCGCTCCGGCGCCGTGTGGCTGGCGGGTACCTGCGGCAGCGGACCCTGGACCACCGCGCGCCTGAAACCTGCCGGTGCGTGGATACGGGAAAGAATGCTTGTGCCGGCGGACGATTTCCCCGGCGGCGGTAACCAGTTGCCTACGGTGAGCATTACGTCACCTGCTGCGGGCGCTACTTTCACCGCACCGGCTACCGTGAACATCACAGCCACTGCGGCTGATACGGACGGCACTATTTCCAAAGTGGAATTTTTTGAAGGCGCCAACAAAATCGGGGAAGACCTCGTAACACCATATGAGTTCTCCTGGACGGGTGTTGCAGCGGGCAGCTATAGTCTTACCGCCAAGGCCACCGATAATGCAGGCGGCACCAAAACTTCCACCGCCGTCAACATCACCGTAACAGGCACGCCCGGCTGCACGCCGGTGTCTGCCAGCGGTGACGACGGCAATGTAGCGGCCAATGTACTGGACAATAACCTGGCCACCCGCTGGTCTGCCAGTGGCGACGGGCAATGGATACAGTTTTGTTTAGGCGCTACCGCGCAGAATGTGAACGGCGTGAAAATCGCTTTCTACAAAGGCAACGAGCGCCGCTCCATTTTCGATATCCAGCTCAGCCAGGATGGCACCAGCTGGACGAACGCGGCTACCGGCCTGCAAAGCAGCGGCACTTCCCTGAACCTCGAAACATTCTCCTTCACCGCTGCTTCCGCCAGATACGTGCGCATCCTCGGGCATGGCAATACCGTGAATGCCTGGAACAGCTACACCGAAGTGCAGGTGCAGATTGCGCCGCCACCCAGTTGCCAGCCCGTAACTGCCAGCGGCGACGATGGTAATGTGCCCGCCAATGTGCTCGACAATGATTTGAATACCCGCTGGTCGGCCAGCGGCGACGGTCAGTGGATACAATTCTGTTTGGGCACCACGGCCGTAACGGTGAACAATGTGCAGATCGCTTTCTTTAAAGGCAATGAACGCCGCTCCAACTTCGATATTCAACTGAGCCAGGACGGGACCAGCTGGACGAATGCGGCTACCGGTCTGCAAAGCAGCGGTACCTCGCTGAATCTCGAAACATTCGCCATCACGCCCGCGTCTGCGAAATACGTGCGTATTCTCGGCCATGGCAATACGGTGAATGCCTGGAACAGTTACACCGAAGTGGAGATCAATACCTCCAGCGGCGCCGGGTTTATGGCGATGGCGAAAACCGAAGATGCGGGCGGGGAAGATGCATTGGGGCTCACCGCCGCGCCCAATCCGTTCTCCAGCCAGACCAATGTGAGCTTCACCGTGCAGAAAGCCGGGCAAACCAGGCTCGCGGTGTTCGATATGAACGGGAAGATGATTGCGGTGTTGGTGAATTCGCATTTGACAGCCGGTAAACATACCGTGCCGTTCCGTTGTGGTGAAATACCTGCGGGTAATTACATCCTGAAACTGGAACAACAGGGCAAAGCCAGCTCGAAAAAAATACAGAAGTATTAA
- a CDS encoding helix-turn-helix domain-containing protein gives MKYSIGTKKDYHETMVKIYRLMDKGEDKLSPSELKQLAAMTVAAERYEDEVLQLQPRKEPSTIAEAVELKMFEEKLSQATLADKLGVGKSKLSEILNGKRKPDVPFLKALYKILKIDAGFLLEHA, from the coding sequence ATGAAATACTCCATAGGCACCAAAAAGGACTATCATGAAACGATGGTGAAGATATACCGGCTGATGGACAAGGGAGAAGATAAACTGAGCCCGTCCGAACTGAAACAGCTGGCCGCCATGACCGTGGCGGCGGAGCGGTATGAGGATGAAGTGCTGCAGCTCCAGCCGCGCAAAGAGCCCTCTACCATCGCCGAAGCCGTGGAACTGAAAATGTTCGAGGAAAAACTCTCGCAGGCAACGCTGGCGGATAAACTCGGCGTGGGAAAATCCAAGCTCTCGGAAATCCTGAACGGTAAACGGAAGCCTGATGTACCGTTTCTCAAGGCGTTATACAAAATACTGAAAATCGACGCGGGTTTCCTGCTTGAACATGCTTAG
- a CDS encoding discoidin domain-containing protein, with amino-acid sequence MSIHYLLRGYFQRMACLFFLLLSLPAALTAQVTAVADGPGNTYELLDDRGYNVESPDCGHAVRHITEVMDATLGKYVFAFTLHRDLDDDRCGATDRQRIELRGKGSEQQGTQGSTSYYRWKFKLDANFGESPNFTHIMQLKAYGNGHGSGAPILHLTPRYDNQMEIGHPGSGGVKASADLNLFRGVWVEIYVKIKHDNNGTLDFVIKRLSDGVTLLSYTNSNIDMWEDGAGYGAPKFGLYRSLNSPSYLRDETVYFADICVTKGTTNLCPSDVGSNAPPTVSMTAPTNGATFSAPATVNIAANASDSDGSITKVEFFEGSNKLGEDLVSPYNFSWSGVAAGSYSLTAKATDNAGGTKTSTAVNITVNAPPGCTPVSASADDGNVPANVLDNNLATRWSASGDGQWIQFCLGATAQMVNGVKIAFYSGDTRRSNFDIQLSQDGTSWTNAATGLQSSGTSLNLETFSFTAASAKYVRILGHGNTVNAWNSYTEVQVQIAPPPGCQPVTASADDGNVAANVLDNDLNTRWSASGDGQWIQFCLGATAVTVNNVQIAFYNGNLRRSIFDIQLSQDGTSWTNAATGLQSSGTSLNLETFAITPASAKYVRILGHGNTVNAWNSYTEVKINTGTTFTALAKAAETAEESEAAIQLTAAPNPFSSQTNISFFLQRAGQTRLAVFDMSGRPVTVLINAHLSAGRHTVPFRSEVVPAGNYVLKLEQGGKAFTKKVQKY; translated from the coding sequence ATGAGCATTCATTACTTGCTACGCGGGTATTTCCAGCGAATGGCCTGCCTTTTCTTTTTGTTACTGTCCCTCCCTGCTGCGCTGACGGCGCAGGTAACCGCCGTGGCCGACGGGCCGGGCAATACGTACGAATTGCTCGACGACCGGGGATATAATGTGGAGTCGCCCGACTGCGGCCACGCAGTGCGGCACATCACCGAAGTGATGGATGCCACGCTCGGAAAATATGTATTTGCATTCACGCTGCACCGCGACCTTGATGACGACCGTTGCGGCGCTACCGACCGGCAGCGCATCGAGCTGCGCGGCAAAGGCAGCGAACAGCAGGGCACGCAAGGATCAACTTCTTATTACCGCTGGAAATTCAAGCTGGATGCAAACTTTGGGGAATCGCCCAACTTCACGCACATCATGCAGCTGAAAGCATATGGCAACGGGCATGGCAGCGGCGCGCCCATCCTGCACCTGACACCGCGATACGACAACCAGATGGAAATCGGTCACCCCGGTTCTGGTGGCGTAAAAGCATCGGCCGACCTGAACCTTTTCCGCGGCGTGTGGGTGGAGATATATGTGAAGATCAAACACGACAATAACGGCACGCTTGATTTTGTGATCAAACGTTTAAGCGACGGCGTTACCCTGTTGTCGTATACCAATAGCAACATCGACATGTGGGAAGACGGCGCGGGATACGGCGCACCGAAATTCGGGCTTTACCGCAGCCTCAACAGTCCGTCGTACCTCCGTGACGAGACCGTTTATTTTGCCGACATCTGCGTTACCAAAGGCACTACCAACCTGTGCCCGAGCGATGTGGGCAGCAACGCGCCGCCCACCGTGAGTATGACCGCACCCACCAACGGCGCCACGTTCAGCGCACCGGCTACCGTGAATATCGCAGCCAACGCATCCGACAGCGACGGCAGCATCACCAAAGTGGAGTTTTTTGAAGGCAGCAATAAACTGGGCGAAGACCTGGTGAGCCCATACAACTTCAGCTGGAGCGGTGTTGCGGCCGGCAGTTACAGCCTCACGGCCAAAGCCACCGATAATGCAGGCGGCACAAAAACATCCACTGCCGTCAACATCACCGTCAATGCCCCTCCCGGCTGCACACCGGTGTCTGCCAGTGCAGACGATGGCAACGTACCGGCCAACGTACTCGACAATAACCTGGCCACCCGCTGGTCCGCCAGCGGCGACGGGCAATGGATACAATTCTGTCTGGGTGCTACCGCGCAAATGGTGAATGGCGTGAAGATCGCTTTCTATAGCGGCGACACCCGCCGCTCCAACTTCGACATCCAGCTCAGCCAGGACGGTACCAGCTGGACGAATGCGGCCACCGGCCTGCAGAGCAGCGGCACTTCCCTGAACCTCGAAACATTCTCCTTCACCGCTGCTTCCGCGAAATATGTCCGCATACTCGGACATGGTAATACCGTGAATGCCTGGAACAGCTACACCGAAGTGCAGGTGCAGATCGCGCCGCCACCCGGTTGCCAGCCCGTCACCGCCAGTGCGGACGACGGCAATGTAGCGGCGAATGTGCTCGACAATGATTTAAATACCCGCTGGTCGGCCAGTGGCGACGGACAGTGGATACAGTTCTGTTTGGGCGCCACGGCCGTGACAGTGAACAATGTGCAGATCGCTTTCTACAACGGCAACCTGCGCCGCTCCATTTTCGACATTCAACTGAGCCAGGATGGCACCAGCTGGACGAATGCGGCCACCGGCCTGCAAAGCAGCGGTACCTCGCTGAATCTCGAAACATTCGCCATCACGCCCGCGTCTGCGAAATACGTGCGTATTCTCGGTCATGGCAATACGGTGAATGCCTGGAACAGTTACACCGAAGTGAAGATCAACACCGGCACCACGTTTACCGCCTTAGCGAAAGCAGCGGAAACGGCGGAAGAAAGCGAAGCGGCCATCCAGCTCACCGCCGCGCCTAATCCGTTCTCCAGCCAGACCAACATCAGCTTCTTCCTGCAACGCGCCGGGCAAACGAGGCTCGCGGTGTTTGACATGAGCGGCAGGCCGGTAACGGTGTTAATCAACGCTCATCTCTCCGCAGGCAGACATACCGTGCCGTTCCGCAGTGAAGTAGTGCCAGCAGGCAATTATGTGTTGAAGCTCGAACAGGGCGGAAAAGCATTTACGAAAAAAGTGCAGAAATACTGA